AGGTGAAGGATCCCATCTGAACAAAATCCAAAGagatgcatgatcaacttaATGTTGAGTTATTCACATACGGAGCTTTAATGATTGTCTTTATGTATGACCAAATTACTTGTGCCAGATTCGAATGGAAAACAAAGTTGTTCTAGAAAAATGACTTGTTTCTCCATTGTTAGAAAAGCCACACACCTACTCCAAAAATTATGCTCCAAACATGATGAAAATTCGGCTGCCCCTTACCAAAGAGGTTTTAATGCAAACATTATGACAAATTCATTGAGAAGAATTCTCTCAAATATCATTGGGAAAATAAGTGATACAGTGCATACCATCCTTGTaagataaataaaagagaactaGTCACACAACTTGCTATTGAAGGACCATAATGTCAATAAGGGAAGCATCCGGGATCAACTAGCTCTTCCAATTTTATGTCCTCCCACGCGCCTATCATGATCGATCTACGTGCCGATATCTCTTGGGACACTTGTTGCATGCTTGGACGTTGCTTCGGATTTGCACTCAGGCATGTAAATGCCAACTTTACAATGAAAGCCACTTGACCTAGCGTGTCACCATTTGGGTATGGAATTCTTTGATCTAGAGCTTGTTTTAGGGGCTAACATGAAGCTGTTGaattgcttgatgatgaagaagctaAGGATGTGAGAGTTGATATGAGATCACCTGGATGTCTACCTATGATTACTTCCAATGTCACCACTccaaagctataaacatcaTATTTCCCCTTCACCTCCATTGTGTATGCGAGCTCTGCAGTGggaaaacaacattttttttctattttttattaattcgatctttttttgccaaaatcttAGTAAGGCAATTTAATTGGATGTTTTTGTTGAAGAAACCAACTTACCTGGAGCTGCATATCCAAAAGTGCCTCTAAAGGAAGTCCAATTGGATGAGTAAGGATGTAGAACCTTAGCTGTACCAAAATCAGAGATGTGAGCTTCGTATTCTTCATTCATTAAAATGTTCTTGCTTGACACATCTCGATGAATTATAGGAGGAGAGCATTCATGATGCATGTAGGACAGAGCATAAGCCACACCTTTAATAACATTCACTCTCTTATTCTAATCAAATGTTGTTATACTCTCTTCATCGTTCAATATATCCTTCAAGTTGCCTGATTCCAGGAACTCGTAAACCAAAAATGAATGTCGAGTACTCGAGCAAAAGCCATGGAGCTTGATAATATTCCGATGCCGAGCTTCAATCAGAGCATGAATCTCCCTTTCAAATGCCTTTTGATTAGTGATTTCAGCTTCCACCGcttccttaaatttcttgaccGCAACAATCTCGCCTGTTTGCAACTGAGCCTTGTAAACACTTCCATGTCCTCCCACACCGATGCAATATTTGGCATCAAACTCCTCAGTGGCTTCAATAATGCTCTGATAGACCATCTTCCCGTCAAAGCTCAACACTGCCCACAAGTTTTCATTGCTCCCATTGTTCGAACTAGGCTCTATTTTCCTTAATCTTTGGCAGACTATACTTGAAATTTCCATAACAAAAAGCAATGAAAGTAGGCAACCGATAGTAGGAATTAAAATTAGCatcaactttttgtttttgctctTGCCTTTCGATGTTGTTGTTGTACATGGTTTGAGACTAGCAATAACTCCACACAAGCCTTTGTTCCCTCTCACAACTTCAATTGTAGCATTACGAAAGGCTAGAACATTTGGTAAAGGACCTTCTAACTCATTATATGATATGTTGATGGATGTCAAGCTTACCATATCACCAAAGGTCGAGTCAATTGAACCCGAAAGCTGATTGTGTGAGAGATTGAGTATTTCCAATCTATGCATTTGTGCAAATTGTCTAGGTATTTCTCTCGTCAGTAAATTTTGACTTAGATCAAGAACTTGGAGAGACCAAAGATTGCCAATCTCCACAACAATATTGTTATCAAGATTATTCCCACTTAAATTTAAGAACGAAAGGTTGGAGCATTCCCCAAGTCCTATAGGAATGGAGCCACTCAAGTTGTTTCTTGCAATATTGAGTTTCTGCATATTGGACAAGGCTCCAAGTTGTTGAGGGATGTGGCCTTCTAGACGGTTGCAATCTAATGAAAGCTCTAGCAGCAACTTCAATTTTCCTAGGTCTTTAGGAATTTCCCCAACTATATGATTTGAAGAGAGGTCCAGTCTATGCAATTGATTCATGTTTCCAACTTGAGGTGGTATGGTGCCGGAGATTCTATTGTTGGAGATTATCAAGCTCGTCAAATTTCTATACTCTCCCAATGTCGGTGGTAACTCACCATAAAGTTCATTGTTGCTCAAGTCAAGGTAATCCAAGTATGGGTACACACCAAGAGCATTGGTTATATTTCCCTTGAGCGAGTTACTATGGAGCCTAATTCTACGCAAACTCGAACAATTTCTCAAGCTTCTCGGGATGGGTCCAGTGAAGTGATTGttaattgcaataaaaaaaaaaacaagagctTGGCTATTGCAGATCTCTTGTGGCAATTGGCCAATAAAGTTGTTAATAGATAGATCTAGGCCAGTGAGGGATGTGAGATTATTCATCTCGATGGGAAGAAAGCCCTTTAGATTATTCGTGGATATAAATAAATGACCGAGGATTCCTAGCTTTCCTATGGATGATGGATGATGGGATAGAGCCTGACAACTCATTAAATTGAAGCAAAAGATTTTTCAGATTGCTCAAGTTAACTATGGATGACGGGATAGGGCCGGACAACTCATTCATGTGAAGAAAAAGTTGTTTTAGATTGCTCAAGTTACCTATGGATGGCGGGATAGGGCCAACAAAGTTGTTATCAGATAGAGCTAGGCCAATGAGGGATGTGAGATTATTCATCTCGATGGGAAGAAAGCCCTCTAGATTATTCATAAATAGAATTAAATGACCAAGGAGTCCTAGCTTTCCTATGGATGACGGGATAGGGCCCGGCAACTCATTGATGTGAAGCACAAGAGCTTCTAGATTGTTCAAGTTACCTATGGATGATGGGATAGGGCCTGACAACTCATTGGTGTGAAGGAAAAGATTGTTCAGATTGCTCAAGTTGCCTATGGAGGACGGAATGGGCCCGGAAAGTTTATTGTTGTAAAGGTCAAGAGCATTCAAATTACTTAAGTTACCTATGGATGATGGGATGGAGCCCGACAACTTATTCATGTGAAGGGAAAGGTGATTCAAATTGCTCAATTTACCTATGGATGATGGGATAGGACCTATTAAATCATTTAATGGCAATAGGAAATATATGAGGGATCTCATTCCTCCAACTTCCGAAGGTATGGGACCGGAAAGTTGGTTTTGATATAAGTAAAGAAATGCTAAATCACTCAAATTTCCTAGAGTTTTAGGGATGTAACCACTGAGATAATTGGAAGATAAATCAAGTTTAATGAGAGACCCCAACATCCCTATTTCCTCTGGAATGGCCCCAACAAGTTGATTATGGCAAAGCCACATCTTTATCAAGCTGCTCATGTTTCCCGTGGAAGCAGGAATAGGACCAGTGATGCGATTGTTCTTTAACTTGAGGTAATTGAGAGACTTGAGCCTTCCTATTTCTCTAGGGATGAAACCAGAAAGTTTATTTGTAGAAAGAAATAGGCCGGTCAAGTTGCTCAAGCTGCCTATCTCATTGGGAATTGGGCCATTGAAATTATTATTCGATAGTTTGAGAACCTGGAGAGATCGCAAGGACCCTAGTTGAGCTGGAATGTTTCCTGAGAAGTGATTTCGAGACAAGTCTAGATGAGTAAGCTTGGCAAGAAGAGCCATGCTCGGAGGGATGTTTCCGAAAAGTGAGTTGTTGGCAAGCTTCAGAGTGACCAATTTGGGCAGTAGGGAGAAATTGAGATGACGAAGCGTACCATGTATGGCAGAATCTGAGACGTTAAGGCTCACAACGCTCCCAGGAGGATCGCAATCGATTCCACGCCATGAACAAGGGTTGCTTCCATTCCACGAAGACAAAGTATAGTGACTCTGGCTGTCTAGCTCAGACTTCCATGTAAGGAGTGCCTCCAGTTCCTCATTTCTGGTTTGATTACTAGGACCAGCAAGGGTCACTAGAGAAGGGCTTCCAGATGAAGCAAGACAAGGCATTTCTTGCGTGAGCATAAGGAGGACACAAGCGACGAACGACATGGAGGGTTGTTTTTGAGATAAGGCCATGACAGGTTGTTTAGGTTACTTTGGGGTgggcttttctttgtttcttgcaTGAGCATGAGAAGTGCAGCCGAGACGAACTTATAGAAGAAAATCGGTGCCATCAAGTCAACAACCAAGTCAATAATCTTGGTGACGTGCACTCCTCGTTACGAAAGTCTTCCATTCCTCTCAAAAAACTTGAAACATCCCAATGCCCCATGTTGGATTGACTTAGGAGATAACGTTCACACTTATAAATGGTCACCACCTGATCTGGTTATTTGAAATACACCCATGTGAATCAGGCCAAGCCTCACGTGCTTGGCTAGTGATCAAGAGAAAATTTCAGTTTATATTTTATCATGGTTGCAGAATTTGCATGTAGACAATGGGACTTTAATGTGGGAATTGAAAGGGAAAGCCTGAAATTAGGGAAGAAAGtggatttttcttcttgtttttgcgTGGAGGATAATCTGGTCTACCTCAAAATAGTTCAGTCACCCTTTCCTCTCGTTCTCATCACGTTATTGGACTTATCAAATTAATCGAGTAGGTATACCTTTGTGAAGAAGTgggatattgtaatttattagaaaagattcttttcaCTCGTGAAACACGGCACGATAAAGAAGCTTTGGAGCTCGTCAAGATGGTTTGCCTCTGGGATGGTGCTTCAACTTTGGAAGGGaaataaagtagaaaaaaaatgcacaaaaaaaatgatacagagtatgtgtcacgccccgaaccccgggcacgcgcacatccctcgatggtaGGCTGAAAATGCGATGTCTCAGGACGCGTCaccaacccattcttttttttttttttttatcaattaagcacatggggaagcaaattaaataaacacccgGCTAATAAACAAACATAGAGATAGTGAAACATGATCGCGATTTTCCCATAGAAACCACGACTTATTTATCCATTGTTGTTcctaggaagtttaataattTACAAGTCCTTACACTGACAACTTCTAACCGACCCTCTCAAAAACCTCAGGGATCAGGGTCATCCTAAACTTCGCTAATAGCAAGGCCAGCCAAAAGGTGTTGCATCTCGCGCCCACCATATCTGCACTCAACAAATCTCCACGCTACGGCCCTAAAAAAGGATAGCCcataacggggtgagataaaatctcaacgAGTCAAACCCTAAGCCccgattaggacgcaaattcacCAAAAGGCAGCCTAAACAAGCATCGCAAAaaaactcacctcgcctcggTGCGTAGCTACACGTTAGCTCAACATATATACCATCATCAGTGTAGCAAATGCGGTTTAATAATTGGAACGCATcatttcaatcacatgggtcctgattataaggccaaaccgttatgacacgtcccatactgtgccacataattttgtccTATAATCAAGCGCAACTATCACAACCATTCAGGTATGTTCCAGTTATTACGACCCATCGGCCACagccaactcaacagtcggcGGTCATCCGGCGTAACCGGGCATCGACCCTCTTCTTCGAGCACGGCATCATCCCACGTATTCATACGCATCAGAGTGGCATTCCACACAGGAGCATCGGCCCGGCCTTCACCATGACTAGCATTCGTTGACAcggggcatccgaacttaatcaagTATCGTCCCGCATATTCATACGCATTAGGATGGGTTCATTACCCCGCATATTCATACGCATCAGGATGGGTTCTTCACCCCGCATATTCATACGCATTAGGCTATTAGGTGATCACACAAGCACACCATCAAtcaacccaattttttttttttttttggtgaaaggtaagaatatattaatAACTTTGGACAAACAAGGAACGGCGCCAACTTACACTCTGACCGCACAGCAGGAACAGAGGAAGGGAGTCGaagggaaaacaaagaaagaagaaaacaccCACAACTCGGGCCGAGGCAAAACCAAACCTAGCAAATCTCTACTACCCACTTAAAAGCGGGACGAGAGAACTAGGATGGTACAAAGACAATCATCAACAGCATCAAGCAAGCTACCGAGAAAAGACCGAGGGGTCGAAGCCCCAATTCCTTTGAAGTCTTCTATTTCTTGGGGTAGGAGGCACATTCTTGAAGGAGAGAACTCTGTCCTTGACAACtttgattaaatgatttttgagaGCCGACACGGAAACAGTTTCACCCCGAAAGATGatgcaatttctcttcttccaaattagaTAACACGAGCTCCAAAAGAGAACCTAGCAATTTTGTGGAAGAAATCCTTACCCGATAAAAATTTAGAGCCCACGTGGAGGTCTCGGTCCACGGTCCGATTCTCCAAGGTATGTTGCACCTAGAAGCCCGAAATAAGCCGGGGTAGCAGGGGTTTGACAGGTGAAAGAAAAGGTGATCAATAGAGTCCGGCTGAGTTGAGCGAAGGCCAGACCGAGTAGTCAATCCTACCGTAAGAAAGTAGGAGTGATTGAGTCGGTAGGCGCTTCTTGGCAATAAGCCATAATAGAAATTGATAACGCGGTGCCAAGGCATTATCCCAAACCAGAGTTGCCCAAGGAACTCGATCTTTTTTAACTCTGATTAAATTCTAGGCCGAAGAAACCGAAAAAAGGCCCGAAGAATCACTGCACCAAAGGAACTGGTCACAAACATTAGAAAGCACCGGCAAGGAGAAGCCCCAACTTTCTAGGCGGGATTTAAAGGCCAGGGCAGAGGTGTACAGTTCAGAGATAGCTGCCATCTTAGATAAACCCGAGTCCTCCATTACAGTGGAAGAAATAATTGTGTCCAAAGGACCACATGGAAGCCAGTTATCATGGCATAGAGATGTCTGCATTCCATTGCCAATTTTCCAACGAAAGGACTGGCGAAAGTAGGGCCTAAGCTGCAAGATTTTTTTCCAAGCCCACGAGCATAAGGTTGGTTGAGGAGAAATCCAGAAATTCactctttttaagaaaatcgaGTGAATCCAACGACACCAGTGACTCCTTATCAGTAAATAAGAACCAAATGTATTTGGGCAAGGAAGCTCTATTGCAATCTTTAAGGTTTCTAATAGCCAAGCCGCCCTCAGATTTTGGCAAGCAAATATCTAGCCATGAGACTTTGGCCCCGCCTTTTCCGAGGGCAAaacctttccaaagaaattgtcTCAAGATGCGCTCAATATTCAAAAGAACAGCAGCAGGTAAAGAAAAGACACTGGCCTAAAACACCTGAATGGAATAGAGAACGGACCTTATAAGTTGGAGTCTccctgcaaaagaaagaaatcgaTGAGTCCAAGATTGGACTCTTGCTGTAATACGGTTGATCAACTCAGTGCAGTCGGTCTTGGTTAATCTAGAAGAGATGATAGGTACCCCTAGATACCGAATAGGGAGTTTGCCTTCTTGAAAACCAAATGTAGATAGAATATTCCTCTGAAGGGAAGAGGAGCCTCCCGATAGGAAAACATCATTTTTGTTTCCGTTCGGTACAAGACCGCTCCAGGAGGAGAAAGTGTCAAGGCTCCTTTTAAGGACCACCGCCGACTTCCGATTCGCACGGCAGAACAGGAAGACGTCGTCAGCGAAAAAGAGATGAGATAGTCTCATAGATTTACATctccaaaagaaattgaaatctttGATGGAGGTCCTCAGATTGATGATGCCCGAAAAAACTTCCATCACTAGGGTAAACAGATAAGGAGACATCGGGTCTCCTTGCCGGATGCCTCTGCCACTAGCAAAGAAGCTGTGAAGCTCCCCATTGATAGAGATAGAGAACATAGGCGTGCGAACGCAAACCATGACCAGTTTAATAAACCACTCCAGAAATCGGAAGGCTAGAAGGGTTAACTCCAAGAAATCCCAATCCACGGTATCATAAGCTTTGTGGAAGTCAACTTTAACGGCACATTTCGGAAGATAAGGATCACGGTGAAAACCTGCAAATAGCTCCTGTGCCAATAAAATGTTGTCTCTAATCCTCCTACCTCTGACAAAGGCATTCTGAGCAGAATTAATAATACTGTTTTGAACCATAGCAATCCGATTTGCCAAGATTTTTGTAATgactttataaatagtattgCAGCACGCAATAGGTCTGAAATCAGTAACCTCGCAAGCATTAGGTACCCTTAGGTATTAACGCCAGAATTGTAGCATTAACTTCTTTCAGGAGATGACCCGAGGAAAGAAATCCTTCACAGCCCGAATCACCAAAGGTCCAACAATTCTCCAATTGTTTTTATAGAATTCAGCAGTAAAGCCGTCAGGGCCCGGAGCTTTACTtcttggaagagaaaaaagggtGTCTTTAATCTCAAAGTCCGAGACAGTTGCAGCAATGGAGCAAACCTGGGCATCCGAGAGTGGGCTGCGAATAACTTGCCGCAAGTCTTCCAGGGACGGCTTGACAAGGGTAGCATGGGGGATAATAGATCCgagaaaaaagagacaaaaactTGCGGCACCCGAGTTGGATCGGTGATAAGAGAGCCAGAGGAGTCCTTAACAGTGAGGATTCAATTAGTGAGGTGTCTCGCCTTCACATAATTGTGGAAAAACTTTGTGTTTCGATCTCCCTCTTTAAGCcatttaactcttgatttctagCGATAAAAGGATTCTTCTTGACCACGAAGGTCTATGAAAAAACGCCGCTGGCATCTTTCAAGTTCTGCAAGATTAGCATTATTAGGGTCAGATTGGAGACCAACTTGAGTAGAGTGAAGAGCTTCTCTAGCTTCAGTAGTTCTAATAGAGATGTCTGAGAAAGCTTCTTGGTTTAGCAATTTGAGGCGagcctttagaaatttcaatttagagACAAGCCTGAACATGGGATAGCCAATCACTGGAGAGTTCCATGCTTGCTGGACAATAGTTAGAAAGTTTGGATGCTCAGTCCAGAAGTCGAAGAATTTAAAAGGCTTCTTCCTGGACGGCGGATTAATGTTCAAAAAAGCCGCTTTCGAAAAGGAGAAGTCGATGTTCCATTTAGTGTTAACTAAGACCTTGTCAATTTTCCTTTGCTTCCTTGAGGAACCAGCCGAAGTTGACCAAGTATACCGGAGACCAACATACCTGAGGTCCACTAATTCTGTTTGGTCAAGACAAAGCTGGAAATCATTAAAACATGGCAGCCATGTATTAGAACCACCAAGACGGTCAGAAGGGTCCTTTATAGCGTTGAAATCGCCTGCCACAAGCCAAGCCGAATCTTGGAAAAGATCATTGTAATGGACGAGATCCTTCCATAGAGACTTGCGTTTGACAAAAGTGTGCTCTCCATACATCGCCGAAATGTAGCAGGAGGTATTGACAGCATTAAGCTTGAAGTGGCCATGAATAGCCTGAGCATTAGTAGAGATAAgatcaaaatttgcaaaatccgGGTTCCACCCGAGCCAAATTCTACCACGTGGGGCACAATCATAGTTGGCAACCCACTTCCATCCTCTCAGCAAGGTAAAAGATATGGAATCAAAAAGAGATTCAGGAACCTTAGTCTCAAAAAGCCCCACCAGGCACAACTTGTTTGAAGAAACAAACTTTCTAATTTCCGCACGTCTGATGGGATTCATCATGCCTCTAATATTCcagaagccaaaaaaaattaggatggGGAAAAACAAGGACTTACCTCCTCTTAGAGGCCTTGTGACTAGTATAAGTCCCCTTAGGAACAGCCGAAGGGGGCGTTGCAGGAGGGTCCGGTGGAAGTAACAAAAGTTGGTCCTGAACGCTCATAACCACCTTAAGAGAACTCGGGCCTTTTGAGGACAAGGGTCTATCTGAGAGCAGATCATCATCACTCGGAGCAACCAAACTACTCACACTACAAATCTCATTTACATCCGAATTATGGTGATAGTCAACAGGGGACGCGAGACCCGACTTTTGCTGGGATCGCCCTTGATTAGCTCTGATAGTAACCTGAGAGGAGCTTTTTGGAGGCTTGGAGCTCACCATAGTAGCTAGGTTCGGTGGTAAAGGGGACTTCAGTTTCAAGAGCTGCCCCCTTTCACTAGGCGGGGCAAGATAGAAGGAAGCTTCATCCTTGGCTGGAgactgctttttttttcttattcttgaCCTTCTTCCAACCCAAATCAGCAAGAATGGGATCAGAAGAATCCTGAGGCAAAGTTGCCGGGGCTGGAATCTTGTCTTCACCCGAGCCAGACGGTCCAATAAGAAGGATGCTGGTGGGGTCAGGGATTACAGGTAGCGACATCTGAGGTGTAGCCAAAGGTAAAACAGGGGCCAAAGAGGCCTCAATTACCACTTGCTGAGTAGGGGCAGTATCAACCGGAGAGGGAAGAACCGTATCTGCAGCAAGAGCAGGACGAACTCTGGATGAAGAGACCAAAGGTTGTGCTTCTAAGGCACGAGCAGAAGGTTTTTCAGCAGATGGAGGGCACTTGTGACCAAAAATTCCGCAACTCGAGCAAGCGACTGGTCTCCATTCATATTCAACTCCAACCTCAATGATTTCTCCTTCGTGTTCTAGCTCAATTGAGTCACATGAAGGTTGATCAGTAGTTATCTCAACGCAGACCCGCGCAAATGACATTACCTTCAATTGTTCAGTTCGGTGATCCACATATAATGGTTTCCCCAAAGCACTAGCCACTTTACCAATGGATTGTGCTGACCAGAAAGAGTAGGGCAACTTCTTTAGCTTCACCCATACCGGCACTGAAAGCTGAGCGGCTTTCCTAAGCTCCAAACCAAGGGTCCATTGCTGCAAAGCTAGAGGAATTCTAGCAACGGTTATAGGGTCGCCTTCAAGAAGTTTCCGCCTATAGTCCCTGTCCGAGATATGGAGAAGGAAGGATCCTTGTCCATTGGACATGATCTCAAATAGGTTTGGTCCCTAAGCTTTTTTTAGAGCCTTCTCAACAACTTTAAACGGGAGGCGTCGCCCAAGAAAGTAACCCAATAAGCAGTCGTGTAGCTTAGGATCTGCCGCTTGTAAATCTTGCTCTGTCATAACAATGACCGGTTTGTTGTTCTTGAAGGTCGGAGGGGTATATTCCAGCTCGTACCCTTTAGCCACGGTCTTCGCAACTGCAACCCAAGTGTGAGGGTTCGCTTTACTAGCCTCTCTTCTCAGCTGAGGGCGTTTCGAGCGCGACCTACCCCTACTATGAGTTCTAGCAGTAGCCGGAGCTCGAGGGGGTTGCGCATCGCCACTACCAGATGGATTCGAGGTCCCAAGATTGTGGTCATCCACCGGAGCACCAGCCAATAACGAAATCTCAGCAGCAGCAGGAGATAAGCTTCGAGCAGAGGTCTCCCCATCCTCCGCGAGGACTCGATTCGACCCCGAGTCCATCAATCCCAGCAAAACGAAACAAACCAGAGCAGCCTAATAAACCCTACCCGCAATTCACCATAAACGATTTGGGAAGGGGACTTACTAGGCGCCGAGAGAGGGGGCAGTCGCACCAGCTGGGATGGAAAGCCGAACCAGCAGAGGAGTCCGTCGAAGGTGAACAATGAAGCCGGTTGAAAACAGGGGAAAACTCCGAACAACCACAACCAAGCTCGTCCTTCCTCGTACACCAGGGACGTCGTTCGATGAAGCAGCGCCAAACGAACGACCAGCCGAGACTCCCCCAGCACACGAAAATTAGACCAGATGCGCAGTAGATGCGAAGCTCCTAGGGTTGGCGAAATCTGGAGACATAGGTCGACCCAGCCAAATCCGTTCGGAGGGAAGGAAGAGGCAACAAAGAGGAACCTACCCTccaaatttcagctcaatcgggtGGCTAGAGCTTCGGGAGGGAGCAGCTCACCGGTCGGGTGAACAGTAACATGGGAACCAGATTAACCCAATTTTTATCTTCCATCAATTAGCCCAAAATACCAAATTCcttttaaaacaataaaaatcgcaactctttttttttttttttgttcaaagctttccaaataaattcgtacACAGTCACGTATTCAAAATCAATctgtcaaactttgcacacttctACTATAAAacctcatttttttattgagcacataaaattCGGCGTCCAAACTTGACACcttagttattttctattttctttcccaaCCACCCTTTTTGGAACTAAACTAGGGTAATCCCCCCATTTTGTTCAAAGCTTTTGTAAAGAAATTCGTAGGTGctcacgtactcaaaattaatccatcaaaattTGTACGCACCTAGTTtgaaacctcattgttttattgagcaaataagttttggtgtccaaCTCGATAACTCattgtttttctaattaaaagcTTATAAGGTTATCTTTTGCAATAACAATAAACCATCATCATAGAACAACCATTCACATATTATTAT
The window above is part of the Eucalyptus grandis isolate ANBG69807.140 chromosome 6, ASM1654582v1, whole genome shotgun sequence genome. Proteins encoded here:
- the LOC120294436 gene encoding probable leucine-rich repeat receptor-like protein kinase At1g35710, whose amino-acid sequence is MSFVACVLLMLTQEMPCLASSGSPSLVTLAGPSNQTRNEELEALLTWKSELDSQSHYTLSSWNGSNPCSWRGIDCDPPGSVVSLNVSDSAIHGTLRHLNFSLLPKLVTLKLANNSLFGNIPPSMALLAKLTHLDLSRNHFSGNIPAQLGSLRSLQVLKLSNNNFNGPIPNEIGSLSNLTGLFLSTNKLSGFIPREIGRLKSLNYLKLKNNRITGPIPASTGNMSSLIKMWLCHNQLVGAIPEEIGMLGSLIKLDLSSNYLSGYIPKTLGNLSDLAFLYLYQNQLSGPIPSEVGGMRSLIYFLLPLNDLIGPIPSSIGKLSNLNHLSLHMNKLSGSIPSSIGNLSNLNALDLYNNKLSGPIPSSIGNLSNLNNLFLHTNELSGPIPSSIGNLNNLEALVLHINELPGPIPSSIGKLGLLGHLILFMNNLEGFLPIEMNNLTSLIGLALSDNNFVGPIPPSIGNLSNLKQLFLHMNELSGPIPSSIVNLSNLKNLLLQFNELSGSIPSSIIHRKARNPRSFIYIHE